The sequence below is a genomic window from Thermodesulfobacteriota bacterium.
CCGCCCGGGCCATCTGGGCCAGCCGGCAGATGGATTCCTCCACATCCCGGGAGGCCACCAGCATGAGATCAGCCAGCTCGTCGATGATGATGACCACATAGGGCAGCTTGACCTCGGCCACCTTGTTGTAGGCCTCGAAGCCCTTGACTCGCCTTTCCTCCATCTGCTGGTAGCGCCGCTCCATCTCCTGCACCGCCCAGCGCAGGGCCCGGTTGGCCATCTTCGGATCCACCACCACCGGATGCAAAAGATGGGGAATGGCGTCATAGGCGGACAGCTCGATCCGCTTGGGATCGACCATCAGCATCCGCACCTCCTCCGGGGTGGCCCGGAAAAGGATGCTGCAGATGATGGTGTTGATGGCCACGCTCTTGCCGGAGCCGGTGGCACCGGCGATGAGCAGATGGGGCATGCGGGCGAGATCGAAGACCCGGGGGTTGCCGATCACGTCCATGCCCAGGGCCAGGGTGAGCCGGGAGCGCGCCCCCTGAAAGAGCTCGGTGGCCAGGATGTCCCGCAAGGGCACGGTCTGGCGCACCGGATTGGGGATCTCGATGCCGAGGGCCGCCTTGCCGGGCACCGAGCCGACGATGCGCACCGACTCGCTCTTGAGGCCCAGGGCCAGGTCATCGGCCAGGGCGACGATGCGGTTGATCTTCACCCCCGGCGCCGGCGCATACTCGTAGGTGGTGACCACCGGCCCCGGCGAGATGCCCACCACCTGGCCCTCCACCCCGAAGTCCTGGAGCTTGGCCTCCAGGGCCTGGCTGACCGCCAGGTAGACCTCGGTATCCACGGCGCTGGTGGCGGCATCCAGCTTGTCCAAGAGGCTCAGGCTGGGCAGCTGATAGCCGCCCTTGGCCAGCGCGGTAGGCTGGAAATCCTCCTCGTCCTTGCCGGCCGTCGCCTGGGGCTTGGGCAGATGGACCACCGGGGCCGCGGTCCGCGCCGGCTTGTCCGCGGCGGGTGGTGGTAGCGGCCGGGCCGCGGCTGGCGGCGCCGGGGCAATGACCGCTGTCGCCGCCGCCCGGCCCGCCTGGCGAGCGGCCGCCAGCTCCCGGCCCCGGACGACAAGTCGCCGGCTCCACAGGACCGGCGATTGCCGGGTGGCCAGCATGATGGTCAGCACCAGGAGAGCGGCCAGCAGCAGAAAGGCGCCGACCACGCCGAAGTAGGTGGCGAGGAAGGTGGCGACCATGGCGCCCAGCTGACCGCCGGTAGGGAAGCGGCGCCGGAAGAGCTCGATGCCCTGGGCCGGCCCGATGAGGGCCGCCAGGCCGCTGGAGGCCAGCAGCACCCCGGTGCCGCCGGCCCACAGGCGGGGCAGGGGCTCCAGGGAGGCGCGGCCGGAGAAGAACGGCAGGCTGGCCATGAGAACCAGGAGCGGCAGCCAGAAGGCGGAGATCCCCAGCAGGCTGGCCAGGAGGGCGGCCACGAACTGGCCCACCGCGCCGCACCAGTTGCGACCAGCCGGCAGGGTGCCGTCGGCCGCCGGG
It includes:
- a CDS encoding DNA translocase FtsK; the encoded protein is MAGEPGGRPDSSSLAQEAVAIAGVAVALFLLFALASFSGPAADGTLPAGRNWCGAVGQFVAALLASLLGISAFWLPLLVLMASLPFFSGRASLEPLPRLWAGGTGVLLASSGLAALIGPAQGIELFRRRFPTGGQLGAMVATFLATYFGVVGAFLLLAALLVLTIMLATRQSPVLWSRRLVVRGRELAAARQAGRAAATAVIAPAPPAAARPLPPPAADKPARTAAPVVHLPKPQATAGKDEEDFQPTALAKGGYQLPSLSLLDKLDAATSAVDTEVYLAVSQALEAKLQDFGVEGQVVGISPGPVVTTYEYAPAPGVKINRIVALADDLALGLKSESVRIVGSVPGKAALGIEIPNPVRQTVPLRDILATELFQGARSRLTLALGMDVIGNPRVFDLARMPHLLIAGATGSGKSVAINTIICSILFRATPEEVRMLMVDPKRIELSAYDAIPHLLHPVVVDPKMANRALRWAVQEMERRYQQMEERRVKGFEAYNKVAEVKLPYVVIIIDELADLMLVASRDVEESICRLAQMARAAGMHLILATQRPSVDVLTGLIKANFPTRISFKVSSKFDSRTVLDTSGAEHLLGAGDMLFLAPGTAKLQRVHGAYVSEPEIERLVTFLKGQGQAVYDETVLQLAEEEDEAEGGGGEGDYDEKYDEAVAAVCEMGQASISSLQRRLRVGYNRAARMIERMEKDGVVGPADGVKPREVLVRREYS